One genomic window of Candidatus Aminicenantes bacterium includes the following:
- a CDS encoding tetratricopeptide repeat protein: protein MKRKEKEHLKADPFVHFFEQALTFFKNNRRPILAGAGIALLLVIILLAILLYSSLSAAGESKLYASAFAIRNDGSLSIEQKIAKLQELKFKNGISGAGRIFIAALYYEKGDLADAEKTLQQCPDSRIPVINDQKQLLSSRLLAAAGKNREAMDLLKRMVEDKKTALNKEVILLLLAKLQANNRLQQEADSTLKRILNEYPNTASAMQAQNLLNASVVADPLVQ from the coding sequence ATGAAAAGAAAAGAAAAGGAACACTTGAAGGCCGATCCATTCGTCCATTTTTTCGAACAGGCTCTCACATTTTTTAAAAATAACCGCCGTCCGATTCTGGCCGGGGCCGGGATCGCGCTGCTGCTGGTCATCATCCTGCTGGCCATCTTGCTATACTCCAGCCTCAGCGCCGCCGGGGAAAGCAAGCTGTATGCCAGCGCTTTCGCCATCCGCAACGACGGCAGCCTGAGCATCGAGCAGAAGATCGCCAAGCTGCAGGAGTTGAAGTTCAAGAACGGCATCTCCGGCGCCGGCCGCATCTTCATCGCCGCCCTGTACTATGAGAAAGGCGATCTGGCCGATGCCGAAAAAACCCTGCAGCAATGCCCCGACAGCCGCATCCCGGTCATCAACGATCAGAAGCAGCTGCTCTCGTCTCGGCTGCTGGCCGCTGCGGGCAAGAACCGCGAAGCGATGGACCTGCTCAAGCGGATGGTTGAGGATAAGAAGACCGCCTTGAATAAAGAGGTCATCCTGCTGCTGCTGGCCAAGCTGCAGGCCAATAACCGGCTTCAGCAAGAGGCCGATTCCACTCTGAAGCGGATCCTCAACGAATATCCCAACACCGCCAGCGCCATGCAGGCGCAGAACCTCCTGAACGCCAGCGTCGTCGCCGACCCGTTGGTGCAATAA